Proteins encoded within one genomic window of Candidatus Methylomirabilis tolerans:
- the hisB gene encoding imidazoleglycerol-phosphate dehydratase HisB produces the protein MGRTARVSRKTSETDVAVELNLDGVGRHTIQTQIPFLDHMLAQLATHGLFDLSIEARGDLQVDLHHTVEDVGIALGEAFAQALGDKRGIRRFASVLIPLDEALARVVLDISGRPYLVYEAPQLKGRVGSFDVTLVKEFMRALAVHMKVNLHVGILYGENSHHCVEAIFKALARSLDQATAIDPRIADVPSTKGSL, from the coding sequence ATGGGTCGGACGGCTAGGGTGAGTAGGAAGACCTCAGAGACCGATGTAGCGGTAGAGCTCAACCTGGACGGGGTGGGCCGACATACGATTCAGACCCAAATCCCCTTCCTCGATCACATGCTGGCCCAACTGGCGACGCACGGACTCTTTGATCTCAGCATTGAGGCGCGAGGCGACCTCCAGGTCGATTTGCACCATACCGTGGAGGATGTCGGGATCGCGCTCGGCGAAGCGTTCGCCCAGGCCCTGGGGGACAAGCGGGGCATCCGGCGATTTGCCTCAGTGCTTATCCCGCTGGACGAGGCGCTGGCCCGCGTGGTGCTCGACATCAGTGGTCGCCCCTATCTGGTCTATGAGGCGCCACAACTGAAGGGCCGGGTCGGAAGTTTCGATGTCACCCTCGTGAAGGAGTTCATGCGCGCCCTTGCCGTACACATGAAGGTGAACCTCCATGTTGGAATCCTGTACGGCGAGAATTCGCACCACTGTGTTGAAGCGATCTTTAAGGCATTGGCCAGGAGCCTGGACCAGGCGACGGCGATAGATCCACGGATTGCCGATGTCCCTTCGACCAAAGGGAGCTTATAA
- the hisA gene encoding 1-(5-phosphoribosyl)-5-[(5-phosphoribosylamino)methylideneamino]imidazole-4-carboxamide isomerase produces the protein MLIIPAIDLKGGHVVRLSQGDPLRQTAYSADPIAMARRWEDEGASILHLVDLDGAFSGTPQQLSVVAQVAQSIKIPVQLGGGLRSLAALEQAFTSGIERAILGTAAIEDEGFLREAAGRYPGRIILGIDAKNGKVAVRGWAADTDLLASDLAIRAADLPLAAIIYTDIERDGMLTGPNVDALRRMAQAARHPIIASGGVATLDDLRRLAKLEPTCIVGALVGKALYEGRFSLKDAIAAAAR, from the coding sequence ATGCTGATCATTCCCGCGATCGACCTGAAAGGGGGCCACGTCGTTCGGTTGTCGCAAGGCGATCCCCTGCGTCAAACCGCCTATTCCGCCGATCCGATTGCCATGGCCAGAAGGTGGGAGGATGAGGGGGCATCGATCCTGCATCTGGTCGATCTTGACGGCGCCTTTTCCGGAACGCCGCAGCAGCTTTCAGTTGTCGCCCAAGTGGCTCAGTCGATTAAGATCCCTGTGCAGCTTGGCGGCGGGCTGCGAAGTTTGGCCGCTTTGGAGCAGGCGTTCACCTCCGGTATCGAGCGGGCGATTCTTGGGACAGCGGCAATCGAGGATGAGGGATTCCTGAGGGAGGCTGCCGGTCGTTATCCCGGTCGCATCATCCTTGGAATCGATGCCAAAAACGGTAAGGTTGCGGTACGGGGTTGGGCGGCGGATACTGACCTTCTCGCCTCCGACTTGGCGATACGAGCGGCTGATCTTCCGCTGGCAGCGATTATCTATACCGATATCGAGCGAGACGGAATGCTTACGGGACCGAACGTGGACGCCTTGCGCCGAATGGCTCAGGCCGCCCGCCACCCGATCATCGCGTCCGGTGGGGTCGCAACACTTGACGACCTCAGACGGCTCGCCAAGCTGGAACCGACGTGCATCGTCGGCGCCCTGGTCGGAAAGGCTCTCTATGAGGGCAGATTCTCACTGAAGGACGCAATTGCTGCGGCTGCGAGATAG
- the hisC gene encoding histidinol-phosphate transaminase, whose protein sequence is MKRPCLLDLVRPEILSLKAYRAEESRPDLIKLDANESPFPLPEDLRLELRLALDRVDVHRYPDPHEDRVRSILAAQLQVVPEALVLGNGSDELIQLLLLATSEPGTTVLAPIPTFSMYELIARVQGLRFEGVPFGARFEPDLPRLIETIERLRPKVIFLATPNNPTGGVFSEAEIFKILAVAPGLVVVDEAYGSYAGQTMLPHLVEQERLVILRSLSKIGLAGLRIGYLVAHPTLAAELEKVRLPFNLNAFSQAAAAVLLNHQEWIDTNVREVVRERAQVMHHLVALPGVEAFPSAANFVLFRTTSPGNVVFDTLLQQGVLVRNLGSVPGLHNCLRVTVGTKAENDRFVEALTTALRQD, encoded by the coding sequence ATGAAGAGGCCATGTCTTCTTGATCTGGTGAGACCAGAAATCCTGAGCCTGAAAGCGTATCGAGCCGAAGAATCGCGACCCGATCTTATTAAGCTCGATGCCAACGAGAGCCCATTCCCTCTTCCAGAGGATCTGCGCCTGGAGCTCCGCCTCGCGTTGGATCGGGTGGACGTCCACCGCTACCCGGATCCTCACGAGGATCGGGTCCGATCGATCCTGGCCGCACAACTCCAGGTGGTGCCGGAAGCGCTTGTCCTGGGCAATGGATCTGATGAACTGATCCAACTGTTATTGCTGGCGACTTCAGAACCTGGGACCACCGTTCTCGCTCCGATTCCGACCTTTTCGATGTATGAGCTGATCGCGAGGGTTCAGGGACTGCGCTTTGAGGGGGTGCCTTTCGGTGCTCGCTTTGAGCCTGATCTGCCCAGACTGATCGAGACCATCGAGCGATTACGCCCCAAGGTCATCTTTCTGGCGACACCAAACAACCCAACCGGCGGCGTCTTCTCTGAGGCGGAGATCTTCAAGATCTTGGCCGTCGCTCCCGGATTGGTTGTGGTGGACGAAGCCTATGGGTCGTACGCCGGGCAGACCATGCTGCCGCACCTGGTCGAACAGGAACGGCTGGTGATCCTCCGCTCCCTTTCCAAGATCGGTCTGGCCGGTCTACGAATCGGATATCTTGTAGCTCATCCTACATTGGCAGCGGAGCTGGAAAAGGTCCGTCTCCCGTTTAACCTCAACGCCTTCTCGCAGGCAGCCGCCGCCGTGTTGCTCAATCACCAAGAGTGGATCGATACCAACGTTCGTGAGGTGGTGCGGGAGCGCGCGCAAGTGATGCACCACCTGGTCGCGCTGCCAGGTGTCGAGGCCTTCCCGTCAGCGGCTAATTTTGTTCTTTTCCGGACGACATCTCCTGGAAATGTGGTATTCGACACGCTGCTTCAGCAGGGCGTTCTCGTGCGGAATTTGGGGTCAGTGCCAGGTCTGCACAACTGCCTGCGAGTCACTGTGGGAACGAAAGCAGAGAATGATCGGTTTGTGGAGGCATTGACGACGGCGCTGAGACAGGATTGA
- a CDS encoding helix-turn-helix domain-containing protein yields MMITHQAFGTYLRECRLKAGYGLRSFAEAIDMQPSNLSNVEHGRVAPPQDPAVLANIADTLGLSEGSKERTRLFDLAVAHKQRALPPDVAAFAAKTPGIPVLLRTIENKRLTREDLAKLTDYINQRLGKPQR; encoded by the coding sequence ATGATGATCACGCATCAGGCCTTTGGAACATACCTTCGAGAGTGCCGTCTCAAGGCCGGGTATGGTCTTCGCAGCTTCGCTGAAGCGATCGACATGCAGCCGTCCAACCTCAGCAATGTGGAACATGGGCGAGTAGCCCCTCCACAGGATCCTGCGGTGTTGGCGAATATTGCTGATACCCTTGGCCTCTCCGAGGGGTCCAAGGAGCGCACACGATTGTTTGATCTCGCGGTCGCGCACAAACAGCGTGCCTTGCCGCCGGATGTCGCGGCCTTTGCTGCGAAGACCCCAGGGATTCCGGTACTCCTTCGCACGATTGAGAATAAGCGGCTCACCCGAGAAGACTTGGCCAAGCTGACGGACTATATCAACCAGCGCCTCGGGAAGCCCCAACGGTGA
- a CDS encoding DUF3631 domain-containing protein produces the protein MSATTATMVDTALSLHPEHRADLQRSGLSEATIEALNIHSARPGDISKVVGFDPPGVTSAMVFPYPDENGFARVKVFPTYTDKKGHTVKYLQKPGTGVKLYAPPLAARVLTDPTMMLMYTEGEKKAAKANQEGIVCVGIGGLWNWTDNGHPIPKFDEIAHADREEIIGPDSDVWHRPDLLRPVYALGKELEQRGAKVTVVIIPPDPDGRKRGLDDYLVACERDGMSATDALARLKRLPLKHAAFSHAAEWWKNWSKTRAGDGATDEADSQPVVLADPDPWPTPVDGADLLTAIEKTLTRFVILPRDAFIAIALWVLHAHVLKAFSLSPILAVLSPTMRCGKSTLLSLLAVLLPRALSTSNITPAALFRSLERYKPCLLVDEGDAFLTLSEELRGILNSGHTRSGASVIRTVGDDFEPKIFSTWGAKVLAAIGKLPPTVMDRSIVIAMQRKAPGESVERFRQSKLTELTPLCQQSARWAADNLAVLRDAEPSVPGQLNDRAADNWRPLLAIADLIGGEWPTRAREAALTLSGETVQEESHHGVTLIGDIVAIFEARDTDRLSTTDIIADLVKLEERPWSEWRHGKPITPRGVASLLRPFKIKPKVQRIGPDTSSGYEQHMFIEAHTRYFPGSYPKHCQQSNEYHDLDPISDPQQDPHVKDTKSDLTIEKHSNVKDVKDRNPENEAEAGYGPDFDTREPVAWETL, from the coding sequence GTGAGCGCGACGACGGCGACCATGGTTGACACGGCCCTGAGCCTCCATCCAGAACACCGGGCGGATCTGCAACGAAGCGGACTGAGTGAGGCGACCATCGAAGCGTTGAACATTCATTCGGCGCGACCGGGCGACATCAGTAAAGTGGTCGGATTCGACCCCCCAGGCGTCACGTCAGCCATGGTATTTCCGTACCCCGACGAAAACGGCTTCGCTCGCGTTAAGGTCTTCCCCACATACACCGACAAAAAAGGGCACACCGTTAAGTACCTTCAGAAGCCTGGAACTGGCGTCAAGCTGTATGCCCCACCCCTCGCGGCGAGGGTGCTTACGGACCCGACGATGATGCTCATGTACACCGAGGGCGAGAAGAAAGCGGCGAAGGCGAACCAAGAGGGCATAGTGTGTGTCGGCATTGGTGGGCTATGGAACTGGACTGATAATGGTCACCCGATCCCGAAGTTTGATGAGATCGCGCACGCGGACCGCGAAGAGATCATCGGCCCGGATTCGGACGTCTGGCATCGGCCCGACTTGCTACGGCCTGTGTATGCACTCGGGAAAGAACTGGAGCAGAGAGGGGCAAAAGTCACTGTCGTTATCATTCCCCCTGATCCCGATGGCAGGAAGCGGGGATTAGACGATTACCTCGTTGCGTGCGAACGTGACGGCATGTCGGCGACCGACGCCCTGGCGAGACTGAAGCGGCTACCCCTGAAACACGCGGCATTCAGTCACGCGGCTGAGTGGTGGAAGAACTGGAGCAAAACGCGGGCGGGTGATGGCGCAACAGATGAGGCCGATAGTCAACCTGTCGTACTCGCTGATCCCGACCCCTGGCCTACCCCGGTCGATGGTGCGGATCTTCTGACGGCAATCGAGAAGACCCTGACCCGATTTGTGATCCTACCCCGTGATGCGTTCATTGCTATCGCGTTGTGGGTCCTGCACGCGCACGTGCTGAAGGCGTTTAGTCTGTCGCCGATCCTGGCTGTTCTGTCGCCGACGATGCGCTGCGGAAAGTCCACCCTGCTCAGTCTGTTAGCGGTCCTACTGCCGAGAGCGTTATCGACATCCAACATTACCCCGGCGGCGCTGTTCCGGTCCCTTGAGCGATACAAGCCGTGTCTGCTGGTCGATGAAGGGGACGCATTCTTGACCCTCTCTGAGGAGCTGCGAGGCATTCTCAATTCTGGTCATACGCGGTCTGGCGCGTCGGTCATTCGTACTGTAGGCGATGACTTCGAGCCGAAAATCTTTTCTACGTGGGGTGCAAAAGTCCTTGCTGCAATCGGCAAGCTACCCCCGACCGTCATGGACCGGTCAATCGTGATCGCCATGCAGCGGAAAGCCCCAGGCGAGTCAGTAGAGCGGTTCAGACAGAGCAAACTCACTGAGTTGACCCCCCTGTGTCAGCAATCGGCACGGTGGGCGGCTGATAACTTGGCGGTCCTGCGCGATGCGGAACCCTCAGTCCCCGGCCAGTTAAACGACCGAGCGGCGGATAACTGGCGGCCCCTGCTGGCAATCGCTGATCTGATCGGCGGCGAGTGGCCGACGCGGGCGAGAGAGGCCGCGTTGACGCTATCGGGTGAGACGGTACAAGAAGAGTCCCACCATGGCGTTACCCTGATCGGCGACATCGTGGCGATCTTCGAGGCACGCGACACGGACCGGCTCTCAACGACCGACATCATTGCAGACCTTGTGAAACTCGAAGAGCGGCCCTGGTCTGAGTGGCGGCATGGGAAGCCCATCACTCCGAGAGGTGTCGCTAGTCTGTTGAGGCCGTTCAAGATCAAGCCGAAGGTGCAGCGGATCGGACCCGACACCTCCTCCGGATACGAGCAACACATGTTCATAGAGGCACACACTCGGTATTTTCCGGGTTCGTATCCTAAACATTGTCAACAATCTAATGAATACCATGACTTAGACCCGATTTCCGATCCTCAACAAGACCCCCATGTTAAGGATACGAAAAGTGACCTAACTATCGAGAAACACAGCAATGTTAAGGATGTTAAGGATAGAAACCCTGAAAACGAGGCCGAAGCAGGATATGGCCCGGATTTCGACACGCGGGAACCTGTCGCATGGGAGACGCTATGA
- the hisIE gene encoding bifunctional phosphoribosyl-AMP cyclohydrolase/phosphoribosyl-ATP diphosphatase HisIE: MEPFDPTQLRFDDSGLIPAIVQDAENGRVLMLAYMNKESLQLTLETGLTHFYSRSRQRIWQKGEESGHIQRVREISYDCDEDTLLIKAEQIVAACHTGRRSCFFRRLHPSPETSEEVTRQEFDPETVYGGSLAILQQIFEVIQDRQANPKADSYVSGLFTKGQDQILKKVGEEATELVVASKNGNSEEIIYEAADLWFHMLVLLGHHGIAPSEVARELRKRYGKKSKAEYR, encoded by the coding sequence ATGGAACCATTCGATCCGACGCAGCTTCGATTCGACGACTCAGGGCTGATCCCGGCCATTGTACAGGACGCCGAGAACGGCCGGGTCCTCATGCTGGCCTACATGAATAAGGAATCGCTGCAACTGACGTTAGAGACTGGCCTTACGCATTTCTACAGCCGGTCGAGGCAGCGTATCTGGCAAAAAGGAGAGGAGTCGGGCCACATCCAGCGCGTTCGCGAGATCTCTTACGACTGCGACGAGGATACCCTGCTCATCAAGGCCGAGCAGATCGTGGCGGCCTGCCATACCGGCCGACGGTCCTGTTTCTTTCGTCGCCTGCATCCCTCTCCTGAGACGTCAGAGGAGGTCACGCGACAGGAGTTCGATCCGGAGACGGTCTACGGCGGCAGCCTCGCCATCCTTCAACAGATCTTTGAGGTGATCCAGGACCGACAGGCCAACCCAAAGGCAGACTCGTACGTTTCTGGACTGTTCACCAAAGGCCAGGATCAGATCCTCAAGAAGGTGGGCGAAGAGGCGACCGAGTTGGTCGTGGCCTCCAAGAACGGGAATTCTGAAGAGATTATCTACGAAGCCGCCGATCTCTGGTTTCACATGTTGGTCCTGCTGGGGCACCACGGGATTGCACCGTCAGAGGTGGCTCGAGAGCTGCGCAAGCGGTACGGGAAAAAGAGCAAGGCGGAGTATCGATAG
- a CDS encoding site-specific integrase — protein sequence MPRKGSVDRGLFQREGVWWIRWTCPYGHDHRQPIGTAKSIARTEYHKRKLAVKTEGYCLTEAQAKAAREKPVLLQDAAKEYLAWAARERPRSVTFREKALKHLLAAFSSRPLKDITGEQVDAYIHARRDAGAAPGTINRERTVLGHLFSKALKKGTAADNPVKQTEKLREPDGTPRPLTYDEQARLLAVLPRHYLPFVKLALHTGLRLGELRAQTWKDIDLAHSVLTVTRPKSGKPESLHLTATAKGLLASLERTGPLLFPTMPTRLTTLFTRYTKKVGLPDVTFHCLRDTFISRLAPHTSVPSLMQLARHRDYRTTRRYVKVDDATLKAALAHLDENETGTHTGTEKTAVAELLDSLGIAS from the coding sequence ATGCCGAGAAAAGGGAGTGTAGACAGAGGTTTGTTTCAGCGTGAGGGCGTGTGGTGGATTCGCTGGACCTGTCCCTACGGCCATGATCATCGACAGCCCATCGGCACGGCAAAGTCGATAGCTCGGACCGAGTACCACAAACGGAAGCTGGCCGTCAAGACGGAAGGCTACTGCTTGACGGAGGCCCAGGCGAAGGCGGCACGGGAGAAGCCTGTCTTGCTCCAGGATGCAGCAAAGGAATACCTGGCATGGGCGGCCCGTGAGCGGCCCCGCTCTGTCACCTTCCGGGAGAAGGCACTCAAACACCTGCTGGCGGCCTTTAGCTCGCGTCCCCTGAAGGACATCACAGGGGAGCAGGTAGACGCCTACATACACGCGCGACGAGATGCAGGCGCGGCCCCTGGCACCATAAACCGAGAGCGGACCGTCTTAGGCCACCTGTTCAGCAAAGCACTCAAAAAGGGGACGGCGGCCGACAACCCCGTCAAGCAGACCGAGAAACTGCGAGAACCCGACGGGACACCCCGACCTCTCACGTATGACGAACAAGCCCGTTTGCTGGCCGTCCTTCCGAGGCACTACCTGCCGTTCGTGAAGCTGGCGCTGCATACCGGCCTACGGTTGGGTGAACTTCGGGCGCAAACCTGGAAAGACATCGACCTGGCGCATAGCGTCTTGACCGTCACCAGACCGAAGAGCGGCAAGCCGGAGAGCTTACACCTGACGGCGACGGCCAAGGGGCTGTTGGCGTCCCTGGAGCGTACCGGCCCGTTGCTCTTTCCCACCATGCCGACGCGATTAACGACCCTCTTTACCCGATATACGAAGAAGGTCGGACTGCCCGACGTGACGTTTCACTGCCTCCGCGATACCTTCATTTCCCGACTAGCCCCGCATACCTCTGTCCCGTCCCTGATGCAGCTTGCGCGACACCGGGACTACCGAACAACCCGGCGCTATGTGAAGGTCGATGATGCGACGTTGAAAGCGGCACTCGCCCACCTGGACGAAAACGAGACCGGCACCCACACCGGCACTGAGAAAACGGCAGTCGCGGAACTCCTTGATTCTCTTGGCATTGCGAGCTAG
- the hisH gene encoding imidazole glycerol phosphate synthase subunit HisH: MTMIAIIDSGIANLRSVQKGFERVEADAKVVEDPRALRDASGIVLPGVGAFADGISKLRDGGFVEPLLRAIEEGKPVLGICLGLHFLFSESEEFGHHAGLNIIKGRVVRFTDVALSGNGCSARSRLKIPHMGWNRIRIERQAPIFKGIPDGAFFYFVHSYYVQPEDESVIAATTEYGLRFTSVLWRDNLFACQFHPEKSQALGLQLLKNFASLT; this comes from the coding sequence ATCACTATGATTGCCATCATCGATTCCGGTATCGCAAACCTCCGAAGCGTCCAGAAGGGGTTTGAGCGCGTTGAGGCTGATGCGAAAGTCGTCGAAGACCCGCGCGCGCTCCGGGACGCGTCCGGTATTGTCCTCCCTGGGGTGGGTGCGTTTGCCGATGGGATCAGTAAGCTTCGGGATGGCGGCTTTGTCGAGCCGCTACTTCGGGCGATTGAGGAGGGTAAGCCGGTCCTGGGTATCTGCCTGGGACTGCACTTTCTGTTCAGTGAGAGCGAGGAGTTCGGGCATCACGCGGGTCTCAACATCATCAAGGGCCGGGTGGTCCGATTTACCGATGTTGCGCTCTCCGGGAATGGGTGCAGCGCCAGGTCCAGGCTCAAGATTCCCCATATGGGGTGGAACCGGATAAGGATCGAACGGCAGGCTCCAATCTTCAAGGGCATTCCCGATGGGGCATTCTTCTACTTTGTCCACTCCTACTATGTGCAACCGGAGGATGAAAGCGTGATTGCTGCGACGACCGAGTACGGTCTTCGATTCACCTCAGTGCTGTGGCGTGATAACCTCTTCGCCTGCCAGTTTCACCCCGAGAAGAGTCAAGCGTTGGGCCTGCAACTGCTGAAAAACTTCGCCTCCCTCACGTAG
- the hisD gene encoding histidinol dehydrogenase: protein MRVLHAGSQECTLFFSQLRSRQGTIPAEVEQTVRAILEGIRTDGDVALFEQTERFDGIRLDATSVRVRPKEIEEAYASLAPASLEALKAAASRIRAFHLRQLRPSWFSEEDGAIVGMLARPLERVGIYAPGGTAAYPSTVLMNAIPAVIAGVQDIVMCTPPHRDGQVASAVLVAANLCGVHAIYKVGGAQAVAAMAYGTASIPKVDKIVGPGNVYVATAKRLVFGQVGIDMIAGPTELLIIADEEARAAWVAADLLSQAEHDPLSSAMLLTPSQQLAEEVVDEVKRQVALLPRRQIAEASLERFAVAVVVKGLDEAATLSNEVAPEHLELLVEDPWGLLPRIRHAGAIFMGDANPEVVGDYLAGPNHVLPTGGTARFASPLSVADFQHQSSLIAFSRQKLEALEPTLVELARLEGLEAHARAASIRRHV from the coding sequence ATGAGGGTGCTTCATGCCGGATCGCAAGAATGTACGCTGTTCTTCTCGCAACTCAGATCCCGACAGGGCACTATCCCTGCCGAGGTCGAGCAAACTGTTCGCGCCATTCTTGAGGGGATACGGACAGACGGTGATGTCGCCCTCTTTGAGCAGACGGAACGGTTTGATGGTATCCGCCTTGACGCTACCTCAGTTCGGGTAAGGCCGAAGGAGATCGAAGAAGCATACGCGTCCCTGGCGCCCGCATCCCTGGAAGCCCTCAAGGCAGCGGCGTCGCGGATCAGGGCGTTTCACCTGCGGCAGCTTCGCCCCTCCTGGTTTTCGGAGGAAGACGGAGCGATCGTCGGGATGCTTGCGCGTCCGCTCGAGCGGGTGGGGATCTATGCCCCTGGAGGGACAGCAGCCTACCCGTCTACGGTGCTTATGAACGCGATCCCGGCTGTGATTGCCGGCGTGCAGGATATCGTGATGTGTACGCCGCCGCATCGGGATGGTCAGGTGGCCTCAGCCGTCCTGGTCGCCGCTAATCTGTGCGGGGTGCATGCAATCTATAAGGTGGGCGGCGCTCAGGCAGTGGCGGCTATGGCCTATGGGACCGCATCGATCCCGAAGGTGGATAAGATCGTCGGCCCTGGGAACGTCTATGTTGCGACAGCCAAGCGTCTGGTCTTCGGGCAAGTAGGGATCGATATGATTGCCGGCCCGACGGAGTTGTTGATCATCGCCGATGAGGAGGCCAGGGCCGCGTGGGTTGCCGCCGACCTTCTTTCCCAGGCTGAGCATGATCCGCTCTCCAGCGCCATGTTGCTTACACCTTCTCAGCAACTTGCCGAAGAGGTGGTGGACGAGGTGAAACGTCAGGTGGCGCTGTTACCCAGGCGGCAGATTGCCGAGGCCTCCCTCGAACGGTTCGCTGTGGCGGTTGTCGTGAAAGGGCTGGACGAGGCCGCCACCCTCTCTAACGAGGTTGCGCCGGAACACCTGGAATTACTGGTGGAGGATCCCTGGGGACTATTGCCCAGGATCAGGCATGCGGGCGCCATCTTCATGGGGGACGCAAACCCGGAGGTAGTGGGCGATTATCTGGCTGGACCGAATCATGTCCTGCCGACAGGAGGGACGGCGCGCTTCGCCTCGCCCCTCTCCGTGGCCGACTTCCAACATCAGAGCTCGCTGATCGCCTTCAGCCGGCAGAAGCTGGAGGCGCTGGAACCGACATTGGTTGAGCTGGCCCGCCTGGAGGGGCTTGAGGCCCACGCAAGGGCAGCCTCGATCAGGAGGCACGTATGA
- the hisF gene encoding imidazole glycerol phosphate synthase subunit HisF: MLAKRIIPCLDVKDGRVVKGTRFVDLRDAGDPAEVAALYDQQGADELVFLDITASHERRDILVDVVRRTADMAFTPLTVGGGVRTVEDIRTLLLAGADKVSLNTAAIERPELLTEAAMRFGSQCIVLAIDAKQVSNSSELATAGGVELSKDPKPETRNPKLCWQVYTHGGRTPIGRDAIEWAKQGEALGAGEILLTSMDRDGTKDGYDLALTRAVADAVTIPVIASGGAGTVNHLYEALTEGRADAALAASIFHFRECSIEDAKAYLRGRGVSVRG; this comes from the coding sequence ATGCTGGCCAAACGAATTATTCCGTGTCTGGATGTCAAAGACGGACGCGTCGTCAAAGGGACGCGGTTTGTGGACCTTCGGGACGCGGGCGATCCGGCCGAGGTCGCGGCCCTGTATGACCAGCAGGGGGCCGACGAACTGGTCTTTCTCGACATTACCGCCTCGCATGAGCGGCGGGACATTTTAGTTGACGTGGTCCGGCGGACGGCCGATATGGCCTTCACCCCGTTGACCGTTGGTGGCGGGGTCCGGACGGTGGAGGATATCCGCACGTTGCTTCTCGCGGGCGCCGACAAGGTTTCGCTCAACACTGCGGCCATAGAGCGTCCGGAGCTGCTTACTGAGGCCGCCATGCGGTTCGGGAGTCAGTGCATTGTGCTTGCCATCGACGCGAAACAGGTCAGTAATAGTTCCGAGTTGGCAACTGCAGGTGGGGTTGAGCTTTCAAAGGACCCGAAACCCGAAACCCGAAACCCGAAACTCTGCTGGCAGGTGTACACCCACGGGGGACGGACACCGATCGGGCGCGATGCGATCGAGTGGGCGAAGCAAGGAGAGGCGCTAGGGGCCGGGGAGATCCTGCTGACCAGCATGGATAGAGATGGGACGAAGGATGGCTACGATTTGGCTCTCACGCGCGCAGTGGCAGATGCCGTGACGATCCCGGTCATCGCCTCGGGTGGAGCCGGTACAGTGAATCATCTGTATGAAGCGTTGACGGAAGGACGGGCCGACGCCGCACTGGCTGCCTCTATCTTCCACTTCCGCGAATGCTCCATCGAGGATGCGAAGGCGTACCTGCGTGGCCGAGGCGTCTCGGTGCGGGGTTAA
- a CDS encoding histidine triad nucleotide-binding protein, whose product MDTCLFCQIARRERPGKMVYEDEQSVAFEDIHPKAPIHILIVPRQHLATILDATQADDRLLGHLLLVANRIAKQIGIAERGFRVVINCNSEGGQAVYHLHLHLLGGRPLSWHPA is encoded by the coding sequence ATGGATACCTGTCTCTTTTGTCAGATAGCCCGTCGTGAACGTCCGGGGAAGATGGTCTATGAGGATGAGCAGTCGGTCGCCTTTGAAGACATTCACCCAAAGGCGCCGATTCATATCCTGATTGTTCCCCGTCAACACCTCGCGACCATCCTCGATGCGACCCAGGCTGATGATCGGCTGCTCGGGCACCTGCTGCTTGTGGCGAACCGGATAGCAAAACAGATCGGGATCGCGGAGCGGGGCTTCCGCGTCGTGATCAATTGTAACAGCGAGGGCGGCCAGGCGGTCTATCACCTACACCTCCACCTGTTGGGCGGCCGCCCCCTCAGTTGGCATCCCGCGTAA
- a CDS encoding helix-turn-helix domain-containing protein: MRVISVEQAAERLSVSPRSLIDKRYRLRLGLAAVKIGRSVGFAEADIDRLIEKSRERLPGEGRR; encoded by the coding sequence ATGCGGGTTATCAGTGTAGAGCAAGCAGCGGAGCGGCTCTCTGTCTCACCCCGGAGTCTGATCGACAAGAGGTATCGCCTTCGCCTTGGACTGGCGGCGGTCAAGATCGGGCGGAGTGTGGGCTTTGCGGAGGCGGACATCGACCGGCTGATTGAGAAGAGCCGTGAGAGGCTACCCGGTGAGGGGCGACGGTGA